The following proteins are co-located in the Eleginops maclovinus isolate JMC-PN-2008 ecotype Puerto Natales chromosome 1, JC_Emac_rtc_rv5, whole genome shotgun sequence genome:
- the cxxc1a gene encoding CXXC-type zinc finger protein 1a isoform X2 — MEDEAVGTERGPEEEEEEEEGGRGGGDAEKGGGKVAMRNPKGPTYCICQKPDINCFMIGCDCCTEWFHGSCVGVSEKAAKSIRVWYCPSCRDKDSSLEIKYRPKKTKEKEREEKPEEDGSSTPQPKIDRRRGSQIKRSARMCGECEACLRTEDCAQCDFCKDMKKFGGPNKIRQKCRLRQCEVRARKMLRVKDEEMSRSSRRCLTRKGVGQYTEEDEDDEEEDDDDDDDDDDDDDDVAFSESELELYQQYKAAGYGDLVWHSEDEEDQSESLTKKAVKVKHVKRQEKKTEKKVEKKVEKKVEKKVEKKVEKKAATKTVAAPKEEVKPRRHKAKQRHKERVRHSERGGEGGAKEVGGALRQCLGPGCVQAARANSKYCTDDCGMKLAANRIYEILPQRIQQWQQSPCIAEEMGRRQLERIRKEQQASRLRLTTMEKRFHELEGIIANAKQQQVQQHEEVTEGDGDDTDLQIFCVSCSHPVNPKVALRHMERCYAKYESQTSFGSMYPTRIEGATRLFCDVYNPQSKTYCKRLQVLCPEHSRDPKIPADEVCGCPLVKDVFEPTGEFCRVSKRKCNKHYCWEKLRRAEVDLERVRVWYKLDELFEQERNLRTAMTNRAGLLALMLHQTIQHDPIATDLRSAKDR; from the exons ATG gAGGACGAGGCTGTAGGAACAGAGCGAGGcccggaggaggaagaggaagaggaggaaggaggaagaggaggaggtgatgctgaaaagggaggaggaaaggtTGCCATGCGGAACCCCAAAGGTCCTACGTACTGCATCTGCCAGAAACCAGACATCAACTGCTTCATGAT agggtGTGACTGCTGCACGGAGTGGTTTCATGGAAGTTGTGTTGGAGTCTCAGAAAAAGCAGCAAAGTCCATCAGAGTGTGGTACTGCCCGTCCTGCCGAG ACAAAGACTCGTCTCTGGAGATCAAATACCGTCCGAAGAAAAccaaggagaaggagagggaggagaagccTGAGGAAGACGGGAGCTCCACCCCTCAGCCCAAGATTGACAGGAGGCGGGGCTCACAG atCAAGCGTTCAGCGCGGATGTGTGGGGAGTGTGAAGCCTGTCTGAGGACGGAGGACTGCGCTCAGTGTGACTTCTGTAAAGACATGAAGAAGTTCGGAGGTCCGAATAAAATCCGACAGAAGTGTCGCCTCAGGCAGTGTGAGGTCCGAGCCCGG AAGATGCTTCGAGTCAAAGACGAGGAGATGAGtcggagcagcaggaggtgCCTAACGAGAAAGGGGGTGGGGCAATACACagaggaggacgaggatgatgaagaggaggacgatgatgatgatgatgatgatgatgatgatgatgatgatgtggcCTTCAGTGAGAGCGAGCTGGAGCTGTACCAGCAGTACAAAGCTGCCGGCTATGGAGACCTG GTGTGGCACAGCGAGGACGAGGAAGATCAGTCGGAGTCTCTGACGAAGAAGGCGGTGAAGGTGAAACACGTGAAgagacaggagaagaagacgGAGAAGAAGGTGGAGAAGAAGGTGGAGAAGAAGGTGGAGAAGAAGGTGGAGAAAAAAGTGGAGAAGAAGGCGGCGACG AAGACTGTCGCCGCTCCGAAAGAGGAGGTGAAGCCTCGACGCCACAAAGCGAAGCAGCGCCACAAGGAGCGTGTCCGTCACAGCGAGCGGGGAGGAGAGGGCGGGGCTAAGGAGGTGGGCGGGGCCTTGCGTCAGTGTCTCGGACCAGGATGTGTCCAAGCAGCGAGGGCCAACTCCAAATACTGCACCGACGACTGCGGGATGAAGCTCGCCGCCAA tcGTATCTATGAGATCCTGCCTCAGAGGATCCAGCAGTGGCAGCAGAGTCCGTGCATCGCGGAGGAGATGGGCCGGAGACAGCTGGAGCGAATCAGGAAGGAGCAGCAGGCGTCACGGCTCCGCCTGACAACGATGGAGAAACGTTTCCACGAACTCGAAGGCATAATCGCCAACGCCAAGCAGCAGCAAGTCCAACAGCACGAGGAG gtgACTGAGGGTGACGGCGATGACACAGACCTTCAGATCttctgtgtgtcctgcagtCATCCCGTCAACCCCAAGGTGGCGCTAAGGCACATGGAGAGATGCTACGCTAAG TACGAGAGTCAGACATCTTTTGGATCCATGTACCCAACACGAATAGAGGG ggcgACCCGGTTGTTCTGTGATGTGTATAACCCTCAGAGTAAGACGTACTGCAAGCGGCTGCAGGTCCTGTGTCCTGAACACTCCAGAGATCCAAAG ATCCCAGCGGACGAGGTTTGTGGCTGTCCTCTGGTGAAAGACGTGTTTGAGCCGACCGGAGAGTTTTGTCGAGTGTCGAAGAGGAAGTGTAACAAACATTACTGCTGGGAGAAACTGCGCCGCGCAGAGGTCGACCTGGAGAGAGTCCGAGTG tggtATAAGCTGGACGAGCTGTTTGAGCAGGAGAGGAATCTGAGGACGGCGATGACGAACCGAGCCGGGTTATTGGCTCTGATGCTGCACCAGACCATCCAACACGACCCCATCGCCACAGACCTGCGCTCTGCCAAGGACAGGTAG
- the cxxc1a gene encoding CXXC-type zinc finger protein 1a isoform X1, with translation MEDEAVGTERGPEEEEEEEEGGRGGGDAEKGGGKVAMRNPKGPTYCICQKPDINCFMIGCDCCTEWFHGSCVGVSEKAAKSIRVWYCPSCRDKDSSLEIKYRPKKTKEKEREEKPEEDGSSTPQPKIDRRRGSQIKRSARMCGECEACLRTEDCAQCDFCKDMKKFGGPNKIRQKCRLRQCEVRARKMLRVKDEEMSRSSRRCLTRKGVGQYTEEDEDDEEEDDDDDDDDDDDDDDVAFSESELELYQQYKAAGYGDLVWHSEDEEDQSESLTKKAVKVKHVKRQEKKTEKKVEKKVEKKVEKKVEKKVEKKAATKTVAAPKEEVKPRRHKAKQRHKERVRHSERGGEGGAKEVGGALRQCLGPGCVQAARANSKYCTDDCGMKLAANRIYEILPQRIQQWQQSPCIAEEMGRRQLERIRKEQQASRLRLTTMEKRFHELEGIIANAKQQQVQQHEELICSSLEICLESQVTEGDGDDTDLQIFCVSCSHPVNPKVALRHMERCYAKYESQTSFGSMYPTRIEGATRLFCDVYNPQSKTYCKRLQVLCPEHSRDPKIPADEVCGCPLVKDVFEPTGEFCRVSKRKCNKHYCWEKLRRAEVDLERVRVWYKLDELFEQERNLRTAMTNRAGLLALMLHQTIQHDPIATDLRSAKDR, from the exons ATG gAGGACGAGGCTGTAGGAACAGAGCGAGGcccggaggaggaagaggaagaggaggaaggaggaagaggaggaggtgatgctgaaaagggaggaggaaaggtTGCCATGCGGAACCCCAAAGGTCCTACGTACTGCATCTGCCAGAAACCAGACATCAACTGCTTCATGAT agggtGTGACTGCTGCACGGAGTGGTTTCATGGAAGTTGTGTTGGAGTCTCAGAAAAAGCAGCAAAGTCCATCAGAGTGTGGTACTGCCCGTCCTGCCGAG ACAAAGACTCGTCTCTGGAGATCAAATACCGTCCGAAGAAAAccaaggagaaggagagggaggagaagccTGAGGAAGACGGGAGCTCCACCCCTCAGCCCAAGATTGACAGGAGGCGGGGCTCACAG atCAAGCGTTCAGCGCGGATGTGTGGGGAGTGTGAAGCCTGTCTGAGGACGGAGGACTGCGCTCAGTGTGACTTCTGTAAAGACATGAAGAAGTTCGGAGGTCCGAATAAAATCCGACAGAAGTGTCGCCTCAGGCAGTGTGAGGTCCGAGCCCGG AAGATGCTTCGAGTCAAAGACGAGGAGATGAGtcggagcagcaggaggtgCCTAACGAGAAAGGGGGTGGGGCAATACACagaggaggacgaggatgatgaagaggaggacgatgatgatgatgatgatgatgatgatgatgatgatgatgtggcCTTCAGTGAGAGCGAGCTGGAGCTGTACCAGCAGTACAAAGCTGCCGGCTATGGAGACCTG GTGTGGCACAGCGAGGACGAGGAAGATCAGTCGGAGTCTCTGACGAAGAAGGCGGTGAAGGTGAAACACGTGAAgagacaggagaagaagacgGAGAAGAAGGTGGAGAAGAAGGTGGAGAAGAAGGTGGAGAAGAAGGTGGAGAAAAAAGTGGAGAAGAAGGCGGCGACG AAGACTGTCGCCGCTCCGAAAGAGGAGGTGAAGCCTCGACGCCACAAAGCGAAGCAGCGCCACAAGGAGCGTGTCCGTCACAGCGAGCGGGGAGGAGAGGGCGGGGCTAAGGAGGTGGGCGGGGCCTTGCGTCAGTGTCTCGGACCAGGATGTGTCCAAGCAGCGAGGGCCAACTCCAAATACTGCACCGACGACTGCGGGATGAAGCTCGCCGCCAA tcGTATCTATGAGATCCTGCCTCAGAGGATCCAGCAGTGGCAGCAGAGTCCGTGCATCGCGGAGGAGATGGGCCGGAGACAGCTGGAGCGAATCAGGAAGGAGCAGCAGGCGTCACGGCTCCGCCTGACAACGATGGAGAAACGTTTCCACGAACTCGAAGGCATAATCGCCAACGCCAAGCAGCAGCAAGTCCAACAGCACGAGGAG CTGATCTGTTCCTCCTTGGAAATCTGTCTTGAGTCTCAG gtgACTGAGGGTGACGGCGATGACACAGACCTTCAGATCttctgtgtgtcctgcagtCATCCCGTCAACCCCAAGGTGGCGCTAAGGCACATGGAGAGATGCTACGCTAAG TACGAGAGTCAGACATCTTTTGGATCCATGTACCCAACACGAATAGAGGG ggcgACCCGGTTGTTCTGTGATGTGTATAACCCTCAGAGTAAGACGTACTGCAAGCGGCTGCAGGTCCTGTGTCCTGAACACTCCAGAGATCCAAAG ATCCCAGCGGACGAGGTTTGTGGCTGTCCTCTGGTGAAAGACGTGTTTGAGCCGACCGGAGAGTTTTGTCGAGTGTCGAAGAGGAAGTGTAACAAACATTACTGCTGGGAGAAACTGCGCCGCGCAGAGGTCGACCTGGAGAGAGTCCGAGTG tggtATAAGCTGGACGAGCTGTTTGAGCAGGAGAGGAATCTGAGGACGGCGATGACGAACCGAGCCGGGTTATTGGCTCTGATGCTGCACCAGACCATCCAACACGACCCCATCGCCACAGACCTGCGCTCTGCCAAGGACAGGTAG